CACCACCCCGGCCTTGAACGCGACCGCCCTGGCGATCGCGGTTTCCTGCAACGCCCGGTCGCCCGCCAGCATGGCCGCGCCGTTGGCTTCGCACCACTCATATAAATCGGCATCGGCGATCAGCCCGGCCTTGACGATCTCGGCATACCCCGCCGCGATTTCACGGCGCGGCAGGGTCGCCAGCGTCTCGCTGTCGATGATCACGAGGCGCGGCTGATGAAACGCGCCGATCAGGTTCTTGCCATGGCGCGAATTGATCCCGGTCTTGCCGCCGACGCTCGAATCCACCTGGGCGAGCAGCGAGGTCGGGATCTGCGCGAAGGGCAGCCCCCGCAGCGCCGCCGCCGCCGCGAACCCGGCCAGATCGCCGATCACCCCGCCGCCGAGCGCCACGATCGCGGTCTGGCGCTCCGGCTTGAGTGCCAGAACATCCTCGATCAGCGCCGCGAACCGGGCGAGCGATTTCGAACCTTCGCCCGGCGGCACCACCAGCGTTTCATGCGCCATCCCGGCATCGTCGAGCGAGGCGGCGAGTGTTGCGTGATGCGCTGCGGCCACCGTTTCATCCGTCACCACGATCACGCGGCGCTGCGGCAGCACCGTAGCCAGCCGCGCCCCCGCACCGGACAGAATGCCGCGCCCGATCACCACGTCATACGCCTCGCCGGGCAGATCGACCCGGATGGTTCGTGGCGGGGCGAAGCGTTCGAGTGCGGCCATTGTCATGTCGGTGGTCATTTCGGGCGGGTCCTCGGAACTGTCGATAATGATGTCCGCCCCGGCATAGACCGGCGCGCGCAGTGCCGAAAGCCGGTGCAGGATCTCGGCGGGATCGCCGGCGTTGAGCAAGGGCCGGTGGGTTCGCCCGGCGACGCGGCGCAGCAGCACCGGCACCGGCGCGCGCAGCCATACCGAAATTCCGCGCGCCGCCACCAGGGCACGGGTCGCCGCATCCATGAACGCGCCGCCGCCGGTCGCCAGCACGATCGGCCCGCCCGAGAGCAACCGCGCGATCACCCGCCGCTCGCCGGCGCGGAAATGCGCCTCGCCGTGGCGCTCAAAAATATCCGCGACACTCAGCCCCGCCGCCGCCTCGATCTCATGGTCGGAATCGTGGAACGGCAGGTCCAGCCGTGCCGCGAGCCGCTTGCCGATCGCGGATTTGCCCGCCCCCATCAGCCCGACCAGCACGATGCTGCGCCGCTCACCGGGCCTTGCGGCATCGGCCTGATCGTTCCGGGGGCTGTCGGACTTGTCGAGCATGGTCCGCGCGGCTTACCACACTCGGCAGATGGCGATAGAGCGACATATCGAGGCATTTCTGGAATCGATGGCTGCCGAGCGTGGCGCCGCGCGCAACACCATCATGGCCTATCAGGCCGATCTCGCGGAATTCGCCGCTTTCTGCGCGGCCCATGGTGCCGCCCCCGCGACCGCCAACCCGGATGTCGTCGCCGCCTTCCTCACCGATATCGCCGCCCGCGGCCTCGCCGCGCGCACCCAGGCGCGGCGGCTCTCCTCGCTGCGCCAGTTCCAGCGCTTCCTTCTGCGCAACGGCCAACGGGCCGACGACCCCACCGCGCTGTCGAATGCCCCGCGCCTGCCCGGCTCCCTGCCGCGCTTCCTGAGTGAGGCCGAGGTCGACGCCATGCTCGCCGCTTCCGGCGAGGTCGAGGGGCGGCAGGGCCAGATCGCCCGCGCCGGCCTCGAAATCCTCTACGCCTCGGGCATGCGGATCTCGGAAATGCTCGCTCTGCCCGCCAGCGCCCTGTCCGACGATGCCGTGATGCTCCTGATCAAAGGCAAGGGCGGGCGCGAGCGCATCGTGCCTCTGTCCACCGCCGCGCGAACCGCCGCCGCGACCCTGCGGGACGGCCATGTCCGGGGCACACGCTATCTGTTTCCCGGCCAGACCCCCGACACCGCCATGACCCGGCAGGGATTCGCCCTGCTGCTCAAGCGCATCGCCCGCCGCGCCGGGATCGAGGCCGATCGCGTCTCGCCCCACGTGCTGCGCCATTCCTTCGCCTCGCATCTGCTCGCGCGTGGCGCGGATCTGCGCAGCCTGCAGATGCTGCTCGGCCACGCCGATATCTCCACCACCCAGATCTACACCCATATCCTCGCCGAGCGCCTGCAGAAGCTGGTCGAGGCGCATCATCCGCTCGCGCGCGCGCAGGCAGACCCGGCGCCCTCCAACTCCGGCTGATCTCCCGCCTCACCGTCCCACCAGGCGGCGGGCGATGGCGGCGACGCTGGTTGCGGCGTCGGAATTGGGAAACTGCCCGATCAGCAATTGCTGGCTGCGGATCGCATCGGCCACCCGTTCGTCCAGCCCGATAATGCCGAGCAGCGGCGGGTCGATCCGGAGGAACCCGCGCGCCGCCCGCGCCAGCGCCGCATGCGCCCGCCGCCCGGCGGTATCCGACCGCGCCTGATTGACCACGATCCGCGCATCGACCGTGAGGCCCGCCGCGCTGCGATCGCGCTTGAGCAGTTTGAGCACGGCATAGGCGTCGGTCAGGCTCGAAGGGTCCTCGGTCGTGATCAATGCCACGATGTCGGCATGGGCCGCGATCTGGCGTGTCGCGGCATCGACCCCGGTGCCGAGATCGAACAGCACCCAGTCATACCCCGCCGCCACCTTGGCGAGCCGTGCCAGCACATCCGCGATCATCGTGGCCGACACCCCGGCCAGCGCCCCTGAGCCCGAGCGCCCGGCGATCAGATCGAAACCGCCGCTCTCGATCGGGACGATGCATTGCGCGAGGTCGGCCCCGTCGCGGATCACCGCACCCAGATCCTGCCGGGGCAGGTGGCCGATCTGGATGTCGGCATTGGCGAGCCCGAAATCGGCGTCGAACACCAGCACGCGCTTGCGGCGATGGCTGAGCGCCTGTGCGAGGGTCAGGCTCAGCCAGGTCTTGCCGACGCCGCCTTTGCCGGACGCCAGAGCGACCCGGCGCGGCTGCGGCCCCGATGCGGGAGCCGGTCCCGCATCCTCTGTGCCGACCAGGGTCGCGATGAATGAGGGGTCCGCTGTCGCACCGCCCATCTCACGCTGCATGGGCATGACCCGCCGGCCGGTTGTGGTCGAGCAGGCGGCGGGCGAGAAACTGCGGCGTCATCGGTTCCAGCGCCTCGGTGATCCGTCCCGAGGTGCCGGCATGGCTGAAGACGAGCGGGGCGGCGGCGGCGGCGGCGACCATGCCGCCGAGCCGGCGGGTCAGGTCTAGCCGGGTCGGGATCAGCATGGTGGCTCCGGCGGCGTGAAACCGCTCGGCCATCTCGGCGCTGTCCTGCGCGTCCAGCCCCGCAGGCATCACCAGCGCCGCGACGCCCTGCACCTGATCGATCATGTGGCGAAGCGTGGTCATTTCCTGATCGTCGAAAGGGTCCATCCCCGGCAGGTCGATCAAGGTCGCGCTGGTCGGTCGCCGCCGCCGCGCCCGTGATCCACCCGCCTCGTGGGTCGCGGTATCGATGAAATCAGCGCGCAAAATCCGGCAGAGCGCGGCAAGCTGCGCCGAGGCACCGGCACGGTTCTGATCGGCGTTGATCACCGTCGGCCTGATCCCGTCGAGCACCAGCCGGGTCGCGAGCTTCACCGTGGTCATGGTCTTGCCGGCACCCGGAGGCCCGACCAGCAATAACGGCCGGTTGAAATCGACCGCGCCGAACCGGAACGTGTCCGCGACCGCCCGGTCCGGCGGCACCCGCCGCAATCGCCCGGCCAGGTCCGCCGGCACCCGGTGGAAGGCGAGTGCCTCATGCCATTGCTCGCGATGATCGAGCGTCTCCTCGGGATCGACCGCGACGGAGATCTCGATCCCGACGCCGACTTTCCGGCTCTCCAGGATCAGGGCATCCGGCCCCATCAGCCGGTGGGCCTCGGTCAGGGCCGCGCGCATCGTGGCGGCGCGGATCAGCTTTATTTTCATCTACAGGGCTCCAAGGGTTCTGATCCGCGCACGCGGAAACACTTCGGTCTGGGCAAGTACCGGCGTCGCGGGCTGCATCCGCTCGATGATGGCGCGCAGATGCGCCCGAAGCGCCGGGCTGGTGAGCAGGACAGGGGTTTCGCCCTCGGCGGCGATCGGTTCGAATACCTGGGTGATCCGGCGCATGAGGTCCGAGAGCCGTCCCGGCGGCAAGGCGAGCTGGCGCTGATCCGGCGGGCCGACCAGCGCCTCGTTCAGCTCCGCCTCCCATTCCGGCCCGACCACCACGAGCGGCAGATAGCCGCGCGGGCCGATATGCGCATCGGTCAACTGCCGGGCCATCCGCATCCGCACATGGGCGGCGATCGCGGGGATGCCGCGTGTCTGCATCGCGCACGCCTCGTGGATTCCCTCCAGAATGGTCGGCAGATCGCGGATCGAAACCCGTTCGGCGAGAAGCGACTGCAACACCCGCTGCACCCCGCCCACCGTCAGCTGGCTGGGGATCAGCTCGGTCACCAGGCGCTGCTGCTCGCGCGGCAACTCGTCGAGCAGTTTCTGGGTTTCGGCAAACGAGAGCATTTCCGCCATGTTGTCCTTGACGATTTCGGTCAGGTGGGTGGTGAGCACGCTGGCGGGATCGACCACGGTGCAGCCCTTCGCCCGCGCCTGCTCGCGCTCCGACGGATCGATCCAGATCGCGGGCAGGCCGAACGCAGGTTCGGTGGTCCGCTCGCCCGGCAGGTCCGGCAGCGCGCCGTTCGCGGTCATGGCGAGCAGCTGCGTCGCGCGCAGCTTGCCCGAACCCGCCTCGATCTCCTTGATCCGGATCGAATAGGAATCGGCGGCGAGCTGCATGTTGTCCTGAATGCGGACCGCCGGGAGGATGAAGCCCATTTCGCCGGCGATCGCCCGGCGCAGGGATTTGATCTGCTCGGTCAGGCGCGGCGTGTCGCCACCGGCCAGCACCAGCAGCCCGTAGCCGAGTTCGAGCCTGATCTGGTCGATCTTCAGCGCATCGGTGATCGGCGGTTCGGCAGCGACTTCCACTGCCGTCTCAGGCAGGGTTTCCGCCGCCGGCGGATGGTTCCACCGGTACCACGAGGCCCAGCCGGCAAGGCCGGCGAGCATCGCGAACGGTATGAAGGGCAGGCCGGGCACCAGCGCGAGGGCGAGGGCTGCCGCCGCGACGATGCCGAGTGGCTTGGGCGAGCGGCTGAGCTGGGCGACCAGCGCGGTATCGGCACTGCCCTCGCCCGATCCCTTGGTCACCACGATCCCCGCCGCCACCGAAACGAGCAGCGAAGGGATCTGCGAGACCAGGCCCTCACCGATCGACAGCGTGGTGAAGGCCGAGGCGGCATCGTGGATGCTCATCCCCTTCTGCACCACGCCGATCACGAACCCGCCGACGATGTTGATCGAGGTGATGATCAGCGCCGCGATCGCATCGCCGCGCACGAATTTGGCGGCACCGTCCATCGCGCCGTAGAACCCGCTTTCCTGTTCGAGCTCGTGGCGCTTGCGCCGGGCCGTGGCTTCGTTGATCGCGCCGGAGCTCATCTCCGCGTCGATCGCCATCTGCTTGCCGGGGATCGCATCGAGCGTGAAGCGGGCCGCGACCTCGGCGATGCGGGTCGAGCCCTTGGTGATCACGATGAAATTGACCACGAGCAAGATCGCGAACACGATCAGCCCGATCAGCAGATCACCGCCCATCAGGAACCCGCCGAACGCGGCGATGACATGGCCGGCGGCATCGACGCCTTCACTGCCGTGCGACAGGATCTGCCGGGTCGAGGCGACATCGAGCGACAACCGCAGCAGGGTGGTGAGCAGCAGCACGGTGGGGAAGCTGGTGAAATCGACCGGCTTGCGGATGAACAGGGCGACCATCAGCACGAGGATTGCGATGGTGAACGAAAGCGACAGTCCGACATCGAGCAGGAATGGCGGCAGCGGCACGATCAGCACGGTGATGATGCAGACCACCGCAAAGGCGAGGCCGATATCCGAACCCGGCCGGAACCGTTTCATCTGCGCAATCACGGTATCGCGGCTGATGCTGGCACTCATGCCGCGACGCCGTTATGCGGGGCGGGGATCGCCGCGCCATGGGCGGCGTAGTCGCGCAGCTTGTTGCGCAGGGCGCGGATCGAGATGCCGAGGATGGTCGCGGCGTGGGTGCGGTTGCCGAGACAATGGTGGAGCGTTTCGAGAATCAACCGCTGTTCGACATCGACCATCCGTTGCCCGACCAGCGAGCCGATCCGCGCATCGGGCATCGGGCTCTCCGCTGCGTTCGGGCTGACAGCGGTGTGGCCCTGTCGCGTGAGCGCGCCGATATCCTCGGCGCCGATCGCGCAGCCCGACGTGAGCAGGACAGCGCGGTGCATCGCGTTTTCGAGTTCGCGGACGTTGCCGCGCCAGGGTTGCTCGATCAGCCGCGCGATCGCGCCCTCGGTGAGATGTTTCGGGCCAACCTCGTTGAGGCGCGCGAAATGATCGACGAAGTGCCGCGCGAGCGGTGCTATGTCGCCGGGCCGGTCGCGCAGGGCGGGGATCTGCAATGTCACGACGTTCAGCCGGAAATACAGATCCTCGCGGAACGTGCCGGCATCGACCGCGCGAAGCAGATCGCGGTTGGTCGCGGCCAGGATGCGGACGTCGACCGGGACGGGACGCTCGCCGCCCACCCGGTCGATCACGCGCTCCTGCAGGGCGCGCAGCAGTTTCGCCTGGAGGCGGATATCCATTTCGGCCAGTTCATCGAGCAGCAGCGTGCCCTGATGCGCGGCCTCGAACTTTCCGGTTCGCCGCGCGATGGCTCCCGAGAACGCGCCTTTCTCATGGCCGAACAATTCGGATTCGAGCAGTGATTCGGGAATCGCCGCACAGTTGAGCGCGATGAACGGGCCGCGCGCCCGGCGCGAGGCCTGGTGGATGAACCGGGCAAGCACTTCCTTGCCGGTGCCGCTCTCGCCGGTGATCAGGATCGAGGCGGTCGATTGCGCGACCTGTTCGGCCCGCGCGAGCAGGGCGGTCATTGCCGGGTCGCGCGCCACGAGGGCGGGCGGGCGATCGAGCGAGACGGCGGCGAGCATGGCGGCGATCAGTTCGGCATCGGGCGGCAGCGGCAGATAGTCCCGCGCACCGGCACTGATCGCGGCGACTGCGGCGTCTCCATCGTCCTCCGCGCCGGCGGCCACGACCGCGATGGTGAAGCGCTCGGCGGCGAGCTGGCGCATGAGCCGAGCGAGGTCGCGGCTGACGTCGCAGATGATCAGGTCGATCCGTGCATCCTGGCGCAGGACGCGCATTGCGATATCGACCGTATCGGCCTGATCGAGCACCGCACCGCGCGATGCGGCGATGCGGGCGGCGATGCCCAGTTCCCCCAGCAGCGATCCGATGATGAGAATGCGCATGGCTGCCGCTCAGCCGCCACGGTCGGATTTGACGATTTCGGTCATGGTGATGCCGAGCTTGACATCGTCGATCATCACCACCTCGCCGCGGGCGATCAGGCGGTTGTTGACGAAAATATCGATCGGGTCGCCGACCTTGCGGTCCAGTTCGACCACCGCCCCCCGGCCGAGCTTGAGCAGCTGGCTGACCTGCATGGTCGAACGGCCGAGCACGGCGCTGACCAGGACCGGAATATCATAGACCGCTTCGAGATCGCGCGGGGTGCGCGGCGGCGTGTCCTCGGTGCCTGCCCGTCCGGGCGAGGCGGCGAGCGGCAGTTCCGCGAGGGTGCGGGGCTGGGCCGCGAGATCCGTCGGGTTCGTTAGTTCAGATGACAAGGTCGTCTTCCTTTCCTGTACCGATTTCGATTTCGCCCTGGGCGGCGAGGTCTTTCGCCGTCGCGACGATGGCGAGCTGTGCTGCATCCACGTCGCGCAGGCGGACCGGCCCGAGGGCCTCGATGTCGTCGCGCAGCATCTTTCCGGCGCGCTCCGACAGGTTGCGCATGAATAGCTCGCGGATGCGGTCCGACCCGCCCTTGAGCGCGATCGGCAGGCGTTCCTTTTCCACGGCGCGAAGCAGGGTCTGGACATCCTGGGGCGCGAGGCGGACGAGGTCGTCGAAGGTGAACATCAGCGACTTGATCCGCTGCGCGGCCTCCTCGTTGCGGGCTTCGAGGGCGGCGATCAGGCGGGATTCCACGTTGCGGTCGAACGCATTGAAGATTTCGGCCATTTTTTCGTGCGGATCGCGCTGGGCGCTGGAGGCGAGATTGGCCATGAAATCGGCCCGCAACGTGCGTTCGACATCATCGACCGCCTCGCGCTGCACGCCCCCGAGGGTCAGCATCCGTTCGACGATCTCGATCGCGAGCGGCTCGGGCAGCAGGGCGATG
This sequence is a window from Acidiphilium acidophilum. Protein-coding genes within it:
- the aroB gene encoding 3-dehydroquinate synthase — protein: MLDKSDSPRNDQADAARPGERRSIVLVGLMGAGKSAIGKRLAARLDLPFHDSDHEIEAAAGLSVADIFERHGEAHFRAGERRVIARLLSGGPIVLATGGGAFMDAATRALVAARGISVWLRAPVPVLLRRVAGRTHRPLLNAGDPAEILHRLSALRAPVYAGADIIIDSSEDPPEMTTDMTMAALERFAPPRTIRVDLPGEAYDVVIGRGILSGAGARLATVLPQRRVIVVTDETVAAAHHATLAASLDDAGMAHETLVVPPGEGSKSLARFAALIEDVLALKPERQTAIVALGGGVIGDLAGFAAAAALRGLPFAQIPTSLLAQVDSSVGGKTGINSRHGKNLIGAFHQPRLVIIDSETLATLPRREIAAGYAEIVKAGLIADADLYEWCEANGAAMLAGDRALQETAIARAVAFKAGVVAADPHETAKADGRALLNLGHSFAHTFEAETGYGAALLHGEAVAIGLVCAFDLSARLGHCDGAIAGRVAAHLAAVGLPHRIAGWPAEALLAHMQRDKKMRDGKLSFVLARGIGAAFTSREVPERAVQETLISCGAG
- a CDS encoding tyrosine recombinase is translated as MVRAAYHTRQMAIERHIEAFLESMAAERGAARNTIMAYQADLAEFAAFCAAHGAAPATANPDVVAAFLTDIAARGLAARTQARRLSSLRQFQRFLLRNGQRADDPTALSNAPRLPGSLPRFLSEAEVDAMLAASGEVEGRQGQIARAGLEILYASGMRISEMLALPASALSDDAVMLLIKGKGGRERIVPLSTAARTAAATLRDGHVRGTRYLFPGQTPDTAMTRQGFALLLKRIARRAGIEADRVSPHVLRHSFASHLLARGADLRSLQMLLGHADISTTQIYTHILAERLQKLVEAHHPLARAQADPAPSNSG
- a CDS encoding nucleotide-binding protein; translation: MQREMGGATADPSFIATLVGTEDAGPAPASGPQPRRVALASGKGGVGKTWLSLTLAQALSHRRKRVLVFDADFGLANADIQIGHLPRQDLGAVIRDGADLAQCIVPIESGGFDLIAGRSGSGALAGVSATMIADVLARLAKVAAGYDWVLFDLGTGVDAATRQIAAHADIVALITTEDPSSLTDAYAVLKLLKRDRSAAGLTVDARIVVNQARSDTAGRRAHAALARAARGFLRIDPPLLGIIGLDERVADAIRSQQLLIGQFPNSDAATSVAAIARRLVGR
- a CDS encoding flagellar biosynthesis protein FlhF gives rise to the protein MKIKLIRAATMRAALTEAHRLMGPDALILESRKVGVGIEISVAVDPEETLDHREQWHEALAFHRVPADLAGRLRRVPPDRAVADTFRFGAVDFNRPLLLVGPPGAGKTMTTVKLATRLVLDGIRPTVINADQNRAGASAQLAALCRILRADFIDTATHEAGGSRARRRRPTSATLIDLPGMDPFDDQEMTTLRHMIDQVQGVAALVMPAGLDAQDSAEMAERFHAAGATMLIPTRLDLTRRLGGMVAAAAAAPLVFSHAGTSGRITEALEPMTPQFLARRLLDHNRPAGHAHAA
- the flhA gene encoding flagellar biosynthesis protein FlhA codes for the protein MSASISRDTVIAQMKRFRPGSDIGLAFAVVCIITVLIVPLPPFLLDVGLSLSFTIAILVLMVALFIRKPVDFTSFPTVLLLTTLLRLSLDVASTRQILSHGSEGVDAAGHVIAAFGGFLMGGDLLIGLIVFAILLVVNFIVITKGSTRIAEVAARFTLDAIPGKQMAIDAEMSSGAINEATARRKRHELEQESGFYGAMDGAAKFVRGDAIAALIITSINIVGGFVIGVVQKGMSIHDAASAFTTLSIGEGLVSQIPSLLVSVAAGIVVTKGSGEGSADTALVAQLSRSPKPLGIVAAAALALALVPGLPFIPFAMLAGLAGWASWYRWNHPPAAETLPETAVEVAAEPPITDALKIDQIRLELGYGLLVLAGGDTPRLTEQIKSLRRAIAGEMGFILPAVRIQDNMQLAADSYSIRIKEIEAGSGKLRATQLLAMTANGALPDLPGERTTEPAFGLPAIWIDPSEREQARAKGCTVVDPASVLTTHLTEIVKDNMAEMLSFAETQKLLDELPREQQRLVTELIPSQLTVGGVQRVLQSLLAERVSIRDLPTILEGIHEACAMQTRGIPAIAAHVRMRMARQLTDAHIGPRGYLPLVVVGPEWEAELNEALVGPPDQRQLALPPGRLSDLMRRITQVFEPIAAEGETPVLLTSPALRAHLRAIIERMQPATPVLAQTEVFPRARIRTLGAL
- a CDS encoding sigma-54 interaction domain-containing protein; translation: MRILIIGSLLGELGIAARIAASRGAVLDQADTVDIAMRVLRQDARIDLIICDVSRDLARLMRQLAAERFTIAVVAAGAEDDGDAAVAAISAGARDYLPLPPDAELIAAMLAAVSLDRPPALVARDPAMTALLARAEQVAQSTASILITGESGTGKEVLARFIHQASRRARGPFIALNCAAIPESLLESELFGHEKGAFSGAIARRTGKFEAAHQGTLLLDELAEMDIRLQAKLLRALQERVIDRVGGERPVPVDVRILAATNRDLLRAVDAGTFREDLYFRLNVVTLQIPALRDRPGDIAPLARHFVDHFARLNEVGPKHLTEGAIARLIEQPWRGNVRELENAMHRAVLLTSGCAIGAEDIGALTRQGHTAVSPNAAESPMPDARIGSLVGQRMVDVEQRLILETLHHCLGNRTHAATILGISIRALRNKLRDYAAHGAAIPAPHNGVAA
- the fliN gene encoding flagellar motor switch protein FliN; translated protein: MPLAASPGRAGTEDTPPRTPRDLEAVYDIPVLVSAVLGRSTMQVSQLLKLGRGAVVELDRKVGDPIDIFVNNRLIARGEVVMIDDVKLGITMTEIVKSDRGG
- the fliG gene encoding flagellar motor switch protein FliG → MSEAISQLSGAQRTAILMLALGDEYGGKLMAMLKDDEIREVSRAMVGLGKIGPDVVDQLCAEFASSLGRTSAVSGSAEATERMLRAMLPSEMVNQILEDLYGPAGRNIWDKLAKVNESVLADYLCHEHPQTASMVLSRLAADHTARVIALLPEPLAIEIVERMLTLGGVQREAVDDVERTLRADFMANLASSAQRDPHEKMAEIFNAFDRNVESRLIAALEARNEEAAQRIKSLMFTFDDLVRLAPQDVQTLLRAVEKERLPIALKGGSDRIRELFMRNLSERAGKMLRDDIEALGPVRLRDVDAAQLAIVATAKDLAAQGEIEIGTGKEDDLVI